The Micromonospora siamensis genome contains the following window.
TTCGACCCCGACGCGGTCGGCTTCACCGCCGCGATGGGTCCGATCTCGGAGACGCTCACCTACACCGCGCCGCTGGTCTTCACCGGTCTGGCGGTCGCGCTCGCCTTCCGCGGCGGCCTGTTCAACATCGGCGCCCAGGGCCAGGCCACCATCGGCGTCATCCTGGCCGCCGTGGCCGGCTTCGCGCTGCCGCTGCCGCCCGGTCTGCACCTGCTCGTCGCGCTGATCGCCGGCGCGCTCGGCGGCGCGCTCTGGGGCTTCGTGCCGGGCATCCTCAAGGCGCGTACCGGCGCCCACGAGGTGATCAACACGATCATGCTGAACTACGTGGCGGTCTACTTCCTGTCCTGGATCATCATCCAGAGCGGGGTGCAGAACCCGAACCGGTCGGACGCGATCAGCAAGCCGGTCGACTCCTCCGCCCAGCTGCCCCGACTGCTCGGCGACAACCTGCGGGTGCACGCCGGCATCCTGGTCGCGGTGCTGGCCACCTGGTTCATCGCCTGGCTGCTCAACCGCTCGACGCTCGGCTTCGAGCTGCGCGCGGTCGGCGAGAACCCGGACGCCGCCCGGACCGCCGGCATCAGCGTCACCAAGACGTACGTGCTGGTCATGGTGATCTCCGGTCTGCTGGCCGGACTGGGCGGCTCGAACATGGTGCTCGGCTCCACCGCGAACGCGCTGACCCCGCTGGTGATCGCGCAGATCGGCTTCGACGGCATCCTGGTCGCCCTGCTCGGCCGGGTGAAGCCCTGGGGCGTGCTGCTGGCCGCGCTGCTCTTCGGCGCGCTCCAGGCCGGCGGCAACCGGATGCAGTCGTACTCCGGGATCTCGCTGGAGCTGGTCACCGTGCTCCAGGCGCTCATCGTCATCTTCATCGCCGCGCCGGCCCTGGTGAAGGCGATCTTCCAGCTCCGGGCCGCCCGTGCGGCCCGGCTGCAGACGAGCCTCGCGAAGGGCTGGTGAGCATGTCCACCACCGCTGTCCCCGAGGTCGCCGTGACCACGGTCGACGAGGGTTTCTGGACGCGGGCCCGCAAGACCGGCGCCGTGCTGCTGGCGCTGGGCCTGCTCGCGACGGGGTTGTTCGGCGCGCTCGCCACCGGTGAGCAGGCCCGGTTCACGCTCAGCGAGACCGAGGGCGGGGCCGCCCTGGAGATCAACGGCACGGTCGGCGCGATCCTGTTCGGGATCATCGCCGCCGCGGCCGGCGCCGCCCTGCTGGCCGGGCTGCCGAAGCGCTGGTTCACGCTGGTGCTCGGCGTCGGGCTGGTCGCCTTCGTGCTGAGCTTCCTGTGCTGGCAGGTCTCCGCCGCCCCCGAGGGCCGCAACTTCATGCCGCTGGTCAACATCGTCCGGGGCACGTTCGTGCTGGCCCTGCCGCTGATCTTCGGCTCGCTGGCCGGGGTGCTCTGCGAGCGGTCCGGCGTGGTGAACGTGGCGATCGAGGGCCAGCTGCTGATGGGCGCCTTCTCCGGCGCGCTCTTCGGCAGCATCACCGGCAGCGTCTGGGTCGGCCTGGTGGCCGCCGCGATCGGCGGCGCGGTCATCTCCCTGCTGCTCGCCGTCTTCGCCATCCGGTACCTGGTCGACCAGGTGGTCATGGGCATCGTGCTCAACCTGCTGGCGGTCGGCGTCACCGGCTTCCTCTACGAGCGGCTGATGCAGACCGACGCGCAGAAGTACAACAGCGCGCCGCGCTTCTCCAACTGGGAGATCCCGCTGCTCTCCGACATCCCGCTGATCGGTCCGGCGCTGTTCCGGGGCAACATCTTCCTCTACCTCGGGCTGCTGCTGGTGCTGGTCATCCACATCGGGCTGTTCCGTACCCGGTGGGGCCTGCGGACCCGGTCGGTCGGCGAGCACCCCACCGCCGCCGACACGCTCGGCGTGAAGGTGCTCCGGCTGCGCTACCGCAACGTGATCATGGCCGGGCTGGTCGCCGGCGTCGGCGGCGCCTCGTACACGCTGGCGCTCTACTCGTTCACCAAGAACATGATCGGCGGTAAGGGCTTCATCGCCCTGGCCGCGCTGATCTTCGGCCGGTGGAGCCCGACCGGGGCGCTGCTCGCGGCGCTCTTCTTCGGCTTCGCCGACCAGCTCGCCACGTACCTCGGCGCGATCGGCAGCAGCATCCCGAGCCAGTTCCTGGCCATGCTGCCGTACCTCGCCACGATCCTCGCGGTGGCCGGACTGGTCGGCCGGGTCCGGGCGCCGGCCGCGGACGGCAAGCCGTACATCAAGGGCTGAATCCGGTGGCGCGCACCGTGCCCGGCGGGAACCTTCCCGCCGGGCATCGTGTTTCTCCGGAACGTCGGCGCAGGTGAGGGGCCTGAGTCGGGGACACCGGCCGGGACCCGGCCGAGGCGGACCGGGGTGAGTTGAGGAGAATGACGGAATGACCGAGATCGACTGGGAGCGCCTGCGGACCGCCGCCATCGACGCCATGCGGCACGCGTACGCGCCCTACTCCAAGTTCCCGGTCGGCGCGGCCGCCCTGGTCGACGACGGCCGGGTGGTGGTCGGCTGCAACGTGGAGAACGCCGGCTACGGGGTGACCCTCTGCGCCGAGTGCGGGGTGGTCTCCTCGCTGCACGCCACCGGCGGCGGCCGGCTCGTCGCGCTCTCCTGCGTCGACGCCACCGGCGAGCCGCTGATGCCCTGCGGCCGGTGCCGGCAACTGCTCTGGGAGAACGGCGGTCCGGAGTGCCTGGTCGAGGCCAAGGGCGGGCCGCTGCGGATGGCGGAGCTGCTGCCGCACGCCTTCGGGGTGGAGGACCTCGACGCCGTCGTCGGCGAGCACCCGGTGCCGGTGGTGCCGGACCGGCTGGCCGCCTGGCGGGGGCGCGGCACCGTCTTCGTGCACCCCGACCTCTCCGCCGGGCAGCAGGTCTGGACGGCCTACTGGGAGCGGTCCGCCGGCGACGACGCCGAGGCCGAGACCGGGGTGCTGGAGGAGGGGCCGAGCTGGGGTGACCCGGCGGAGGCGATCACCTGGGGGTTGGCGCGGACGCCGCGGGTCGTGGTGGTGGACGCGTCGGGCACGATCTTCTGGGCTGGTGAGGGTGAGCCTCCGTTGGAGATTCCGGTTCGTTGGTCTTGAGGTTGGGGGCTCGGGCCGACCGTCCCCGGCTCCGGGCGGTCAGGCTTGATCCCTCCGCCGGGGACGCTCGGCCCGAGCCCGTCGTGGTCAGCGCCCGTGGGTCGGTGCGGCCCGCGTCGATACTTGTATATAGCTATGGATGGGAAGCTCAGCGGTGAGTGCTTTTGCGGCGGTTGATGTCATTCGGGCGAAGCGGGACGGGGGGGTGCTGAGCGACGCGCAGATCGACTGGGTGGTCGACGCGTACACCCGGGGGCTGGTGGCCGACGAGCAGATGTCGGCGCTGGCCATGGCGATCCTGCTGCGCGGCATGACGGCGCCGGAGATCGCCCGGTGGACCGCCGCGATGATCGCCAGCGGGGAGCGGCTCGACCTGTCCCCGGTGACCCGGCCGACCGTCGACAAGCACTCCACCGGTGGCGTCGGTGACAAGATCACCCTGCCGTTGACCCCGCTGGTCGCCGCCTGCGGCGGCGCGGTGCCGCAGCTGTCCGGCCGGGGCCTCGGGCACACCGGCGGCACCCTGGACAAGCTGGAGTCCATCCCCGGCTGGCGGGCCGCGCTGAGCAACGACGAGTTCATCACCCAGCTCCGCGACGTCGGCGCCGTGATCTGCGCGGCCGGCGAGGGGCTCGCCCCCGCCGACCGCAAGCTGTACGCGCTGCGCGATGTCACCGGCACCGTCGAGGCCATCCCGCTGATCGCCAGCTCGATCATGAGTAAGAAGATCGCCGAGGGCACCGGCGCGCTGGTGCTGGACGTGAAGGTCGGCTCCGGCGCCTTCATGAAGAACGTCGACGACGCCCGCGAGCTGGCCCGCACCATGGTGGAGCTCGGCGGCGCGCACGGGGTGCGGACGGTCGCCCTGCTCACCGACATGTCCACGCCGCTCGGCCTGACCATCGGCAACGCCGTCGAGGTGACCGAGTCGGTGGAGGTGCTGGCCGGCGGCGGCCCCGCCGACGTGGTGGAGCTGACCCTCGCCCTGGCCCGGGAGATGCTGGACGCGGCGGGCCTGCCGGACGCCGACCCGGAGGCGGCGCTGCGCGACGGGCGGGCGATGGACGCCTGGCGGCGGATGATCCGCGCCCAGGGCGGCGACCCGGACGCCCCGATGCCCACCGCGCCCGAGGTCGAGGTGGTCCGCGCCGAGACCGACGGCTTCGTCGACTCGATCGACGCGTACGCCATGGGGGTGGCCGCGTGGCGGCTCGGCGCCGGGCGGGCCCGCAAGGAGGACCCGGTGAGCATCCCCGCCGGTGTGGTGCTGCACAAGCGCCCCGGCGACCCGGTACGCGCCGGCGACCCGCTGTACGAGCTGCGCGCCGAGCACGCCGGCCGGCTGCCGGCCGCGCTGGCCGAGGCGGCCCGGGCGGTCACCGTCGCGCCCGCCGCGGGGGAGCGTCGTCCGCTGGTCATCGAGCGGATCGGCTGAGCCGCCGCCGACGGCGGGGTGGGTGCCCACCGGACCCCGGTGGGCGCTATCCTCCCTGGCCAGGGGGGGACGACCGGCGATGAGCGACGTGAGCAGACAGGGGCCTTCAGCCGTGCTTGTACCCGCCCCCGACCCCCGGGCCGTCCGTGAGGCGAGCCTGGAGGAGCTGACCCAACTGGGGTTGCCGCTGCCGCCCAGCCAGTTCCCGCTGGTCTGGGAGCCCGGCGACGAGATCGAGTTGCGCCCGCTCCGGGAGATCGAGGCCCGGATCGCGGTGCTGCACCTGATCCTGGCCCGCTGTTTCGGGATGCCGCCGCAGGCGGCGATGAGCTGGCTGCTCAACTCGCACCTGGTGGAGATGGTCACCCCGCCGGAGTGGGAGTTCGTGATGGGCGGCAAGGGCGACCACCGCTCGTTCGTGCTGCACCACGACGCGCTCTTCTCGCTCTGCTGGGTGCTCGGGCTGACCAAGCAGCTCGACCCGACGGTGCCGGTGGACGAGCACCTGGTGGAGCGGATGCCGAACATCGCGGCGGGGGAGTCGTTCGCGCACTGGCGGTCCCGGATCCTGGCCGCGCCGCAGCACCCCGCCGACGTGGCGGCCCTGCTCGACCTGCACTACTGCCTGGACTGGGCCTACCTCGAGCTGGAGGAGGCCGGCCGGCCGGTGCCGGGGCTGGTCGACGCGAACGCCATCGGGCAGCGCCGGTGGGCCCTGGAGTGGGCGGTGATGCTGCGCGGGCCGTACCACGACGAGCCGCCGGGCTGGGAAGAGGTCGACCTTTCCACCTGAGCCCGGTCCGCCGGGGCTGGCCCCCGGGCGTGTCGCGCGCCCGGGCGTAACACGCTGACGACCGTGATACCTCACCGGTATTTTGATTCCTCTGAGGTATCACGGCGGGCGCCGGTCAGCTCCGGGGACGGGGCCGGTGCACGCCGAGGCGGACAGCCAGGGTGACGGTGACCGGCTCGGGGAGCGTGGCGATCCGCCCGGCGATCCGCTCCGGGTCGGCGTGCCACGCGCTAGGGCCCATCCCGACCAGGGTCGCCACCTCGGTGCGGGTCAGCGCCAGGCGGGTCCGGTGCGGCGTCGACGACTCCTCGACGAAGTGCGCGCCGAGGCTCTCCGCCACCCGGTCCGCCTTGTCCGGGTCGACCCGCAGCAGGTCCAGCGCGTCGACCAGTTCCCCGAGGTGCGCGATGTCCGGGGTGACCACCAGCAGGGCGCCGGCCGGGTCGAGCACCCGGCGGAACTCGGCGCCGTTGCGCGGGGCGAAGACGTTGAGCAGCACCGTGGCCGAGGCGTCGGCCAGCGGCAGGCGCTGCCAGGTGTCGGCGAGGGCCGCCGCGGCGCGGGGGTGGGCCCGGGCCGCCCGGCGTAGCGCGGGTTTGGACACGTCCAGTGCCAGGCCCACGGCGTCGGGCAGCGCCGCCAGCACCGCGGAGAGATACCAGCCGGTCCCGGCGCCGGCGTCGACCACCAGGGGGTACGCCGCGTCGGCCGCTCGCGCGTTCCGGTTCGCGGTGGCGGCCAGGGCGGTGGCCACCGGCTCGTAGTGCCCGGCGGCGAGGAAGTCGGCCCGGGCGGCCACCATCTCGGCGCTGTCCCCGATGTGCGGGGCCCGCCCGGCGAGCAGGTTGACGTACCCCTGGCGGGCGACGTCGAAGCTGTGCCGGCGCGGGCAGCGCAGCGCCCGGGCGGTGCCGGCGGTCGCCTCGGCCAGCGGTTCGCCGCAGACCGGGCAGCGCAGCCGGTCCAGGATGCGCGGGTCCACGGGTCAGCCCTCCTGGGTGGGATCGGTCGGTGCGGCGTCCGGCGGTCGGCGGGAGCCGGCCAGATGGTCGACGACCCGGTGGGTGAGGGTGCCGAGCGCCGTCACCTCCTCGGGGCTGAGCAGGTCGATCAGGTGCCGGCGGACGGCGGCGACGTGTCCGGGCGCGGCAGCCTCGATGGCCTGCCGGCCGGCGGGGGTGAGCACGACCACCGACCCACGGCCGTCGTCGGTGCACTCCTCGCGGGTGACCAGGCCGCGCTGCTGCATCCGGCCGAGGTGGTGGGAGAGCCGGCTGCGGGACCAGAGCATCCGGTCGGCCAGCTCGCTGAGCCGCAGCCGCTGGCCCGGGGTCTCGGAGAGGTCGGAGAGGACGTCGTAGTCGGGCTCGGAGAGCCCGGCGTCCTGCGCCAGCTCGCGCGCCAGTTCCAGGTCGAGCAGGCGGCGCATCCGGCGGTAGCCGCGCCAGGCCCGCTCCTCCCGCTCGTCCAGCCAGCGCGGTTCGGTCACGCCGCCGATGCTAGTCGATTGTTGACATGTCACTCACACGCGCCCTACGGTCGGTGACATGTCAACCAGATTGTGGGAGCTGTTCGGGGACCGCGGGCGCGGGGTGCTGGTCACCCTGCGCCGGGACGGCGGGCCGCAGCTGTCGAACCTCGACTACCTGGCCGAGCCCGGCCTGATCCGCTGCTCCACCACCGGCGACCGGGCCAAGGTGCGCAACCTGCGCCGCGACCCCCGCGCCAGCTTCCACGTGACCACCCCCGACGGTGGGGCGTACGCGGTGGCGGAGGGGACCGCGACCGTCGGCCCGGCCGCGACGTCCCCGGACGACCCGGCCGTCGAGGAGCTGGTCGAGGTCTACCGCCGGATCCGCGGCGAGCACCCCGACTGGGTCGACTACCGGGCGGCCATGGTCGCCGACGGACGGCTGGTCCTGCGGCTCACCGTCGACCGGGTCTACGGCTGGCGCCCCTGACCACGTCACCCCGGCGGGCCCGTCACCGGGCGACCGACCGGCTGACTAGTGTCTGAGCATGGTCGCAATCCGATACGAGGACATCGTCAAGGTCCCGAAGGCGCTGCTGCACGATCACCTCGACGGCGGACTGCGCCCGGCGACGATCGTCGAGCTGGCCGCGGAGGTCGGCCACGAGTTGCCCACCACCGACCCGGAGGCGCTGGGCCGCTGGTTCGTCGAGGCCGCCGACTCCGGTTCGCTGGAGCGCTACCTGGAGACCTTCGCGCACACCGTCGCGGTGATGCAGACCGCCGACGCGCTGCGCCGGGTCGCCCGCGAGTGCGCGCTGGACCTGGCCGCCGACGGGGTGGTCTACGCCGAGGTGCGGTTCGCCCCCGAACAGCACCTGGAGCGGGACCTCACCCTCGACCAGGTGGTCGAGGCGGTGCTGGCCGGCTTCGTCGAGGGCAGCGAGCAGGCCGCCGCGCAGGGGCACCGGATCCGGGTCGGGACCCTGCTCACCGCGATGCGGCACGCCGCCCGGTCGCAGGAGATCGCCGAGCTGGCCGTGCGGCACCGCGACGAGGGCGTCGTCGGATTCGACATCGCCGGCGCCGAGGCCGGCTTCCCGCCCACCCGGCACCTGGACGCCTTCGAATACCTGCAACGCGAGAACTTCCACTTCACCATCCACGCCGGCGAGGCGTTCGGGCTGCCGTCGATCTGGCAGGCCATCCAGTGGTGCGGCGCCGACCGGCTCGGCCACGGCGTACGCATCGTCGACGACATCACCCCCGGCGAGCCGCCGGTGCTCGGCCGGCTGGCCGCGTACGTGCGGGACAAGCGGATCCCGCTGGAGCTCTGCCCGTCGTCGAACGTGCAGACCGGGGCCGCCCCCTCCATCGCCGAGCACCCGATCGGGCTGCTGCGTGACCTTCGTTTCAGGGTGACGGTGAACACCGACAACCGGCTGATGAGCGGCACCTCGATGTCGCGGGAGATGGCGCTGCTGGTGGAGGCCTTCGGCTACGGCTGGAAGGAGCTCCAGTGGTTCACCATCAACGCCATGAAGAGCGCCTTCATCCCGTTCGACGAGCGGCTGCGGATCATCGACGAGGTGATCAAGCCGGCGTACGCGAAGCTGCTGGACTGATCAGTGCTGGTGCGGGTGGCCGGACAGCAGGTCGGCCACCCGCCGGAGCACCTCCCGGGCCCGGGCCGCCTCGGCGCCCAGCCCGGTCTGCCGGCGCAGCACCGCCGGCTCCTCCCGCAGCAGCGCCACGCCGCGGCGCAACAGCACCCGGGGCGCCTTGCGCTGCTCGGCCAGATCCCGCGCCAGCCGACGCAGGAAGGTCGCCCCACGCGGGCGGCGCAGCGCGTACGCCCCGGCGAGCAGGCCCTGGCGGCGGCACTCCTCGACGATCTCCGCGGCGAAAATCCCTTCGGCCACGAAAATCGGCGATCCGGCTACGTCGAATGGCCGACTGGCCACCCGACGGTCCGCGCCGATCGCATAAACCGGCACATCGGCCTTGCCGTGCCGGGCCAGCCGGGCGATCGTTTCCACCGCCGCGTCGGCGTCCCAGGACAGCGGTGATTCCCAGTCCACGAGGCCATCGCGGCGCGGCAACGTAGGGTCGTCACCGTTCTTGTAGAAGTCGTCCAGGCAGAGCACCGGAAGTCCGGTTCGCTGCGCGATGTACGACTTTCCGGAGCCGGAAGGACCGGCCAGGAGGACGACGCGGTGCGGGTGTTCCATGACTTTCGGTGACTCCGGCCAGACGGATTGCGAGCAAATTGCAGCAACATCTCATCACACCCGGAGCGAGGGCCAACCTGGGCTTTCTTCTTGCGGGGCGGCGTGATGGAATGCCGGGGGTCCGACCCGCCGGGTCGGTCGCTGGGCGTTGCCCGGGGCAACGCACGGAAGTTGTGATCGCGAGGGCGGTGACGTGAGCAAACGGCCGAAGACGGCGGGCTCCTTCCTGTCGCGTCTGCGCCGGCCGGCCGGTCGGCTTCGCGACATGCCGATCTGGTCCAAGCTCGGTCTCATCATGATCGTGCCGACCATCGCCACGGTCGTCGTGGGTACCAGTGGTCTGGTCGACCACCTGGACACCCTCAACAACGCCAACCGTGCCGGTGACCTGGCCAACCTCGTGGGTTACTCCGGGGATCTGGTCAACAGCCTCCAGGACGAGCGCACCGCCGCCGTCCTGCTGCTCGGCGCCGAGAAGAGCACCCAGGCCGAGGAGCAGTACCGCGGGGCGTACAACCGGGTGAACCAGCGGGTCGACCAGGCCAAGACGCCGTACTCCCAGCAGCGCCTGGAGATCGAGGACCTGCCGGCGAGCTTCGAGGCGCTCCTCGGCGACATCGACGAGAGCCTCAAGGACCTCCCCGGCATCCGCAGCCAGGTCTACAACGGCCGGATTCCGCTGACCGGGACGGTGCAGAAGTACGAGGGTCTGATCAACGACCTGCTCGACCTCCGCGACTCGGCCACCCAGCTCGCCGGTGACAACGACCTGAGCGAGCGGATGCGCGCCGCCGCGGCGACCGCCCGGGCGAAGGAATACCTCTCCCTGCGCCGGGTCGTGGTGCACCGGGCGCTGATCCAGAAGGCGTTCACCGACACGCTGCGCAAGGACTACATCGCCACCGACACCGGTCAGCAGCAGGCCCTGCAGAGCTTCCGCGCGGTCGCCAACGACTCGGAAATGGACTTCTTCCAGCAGAACGTCGCCGGCTCCGACCAGCGCGAGGCCGACAACTACAGCGGCTGGGTCGATGCCAACACCACCGAGAGCATGGTGGGCGCACCCTTCGGGCCGGACCAGTGGGACGCCGCCATGGTGGCCAACTCCCGGCTGTACCGCACCGTCGAGGCGAAGCTCGACAGTGACGTGGTCCGGGACGCCGACGCCCTCCGCTCGGAC
Protein-coding sequences here:
- a CDS encoding ABC transporter permease, with amino-acid sequence MSKPNPVSGSPDKEPATEAQEARSEARATPSVPAGDTERAVPATATKQPAGEPRPTLGRLFLDNLWAANTVTVTVLAVLLAMLVGAVLIIVSDPEVLATYSYITARPADALNASWTVVSEAYANLFKGAIFDPDAVGFTAAMGPISETLTYTAPLVFTGLAVALAFRGGLFNIGAQGQATIGVILAAVAGFALPLPPGLHLLVALIAGALGGALWGFVPGILKARTGAHEVINTIMLNYVAVYFLSWIIIQSGVQNPNRSDAISKPVDSSAQLPRLLGDNLRVHAGILVAVLATWFIAWLLNRSTLGFELRAVGENPDAARTAGISVTKTYVLVMVISGLLAGLGGSNMVLGSTANALTPLVIAQIGFDGILVALLGRVKPWGVLLAALLFGALQAGGNRMQSYSGISLELVTVLQALIVIFIAAPALVKAIFQLRAARAARLQTSLAKGW
- a CDS encoding putative RNA methyltransferase, with protein sequence MDPRILDRLRCPVCGEPLAEATAGTARALRCPRRHSFDVARQGYVNLLAGRAPHIGDSAEMVAARADFLAAGHYEPVATALAATANRNARAADAAYPLVVDAGAGTGWYLSAVLAALPDAVGLALDVSKPALRRAARAHPRAAAALADTWQRLPLADASATVLLNVFAPRNGAEFRRVLDPAGALLVVTPDIAHLGELVDALDLLRVDPDKADRVAESLGAHFVEESSTPHRTRLALTRTEVATLVGMGPSAWHADPERIAGRIATLPEPVTVTLAVRLGVHRPRPRS
- a CDS encoding cytidine deaminase produces the protein MTEIDWERLRTAAIDAMRHAYAPYSKFPVGAAALVDDGRVVVGCNVENAGYGVTLCAECGVVSSLHATGGGRLVALSCVDATGEPLMPCGRCRQLLWENGGPECLVEAKGGPLRMAELLPHAFGVEDLDAVVGEHPVPVVPDRLAAWRGRGTVFVHPDLSAGQQVWTAYWERSAGDDAEAETGVLEEGPSWGDPAEAITWGLARTPRVVVVDASGTIFWAGEGEPPLEIPVRWS
- a CDS encoding thymidine phosphorylase yields the protein MSAFAAVDVIRAKRDGGVLSDAQIDWVVDAYTRGLVADEQMSALAMAILLRGMTAPEIARWTAAMIASGERLDLSPVTRPTVDKHSTGGVGDKITLPLTPLVAACGGAVPQLSGRGLGHTGGTLDKLESIPGWRAALSNDEFITQLRDVGAVICAAGEGLAPADRKLYALRDVTGTVEAIPLIASSIMSKKIAEGTGALVLDVKVGSGAFMKNVDDARELARTMVELGGAHGVRTVALLTDMSTPLGLTIGNAVEVTESVEVLAGGGPADVVELTLALAREMLDAAGLPDADPEAALRDGRAMDAWRRMIRAQGGDPDAPMPTAPEVEVVRAETDGFVDSIDAYAMGVAAWRLGAGRARKEDPVSIPAGVVLHKRPGDPVRAGDPLYELRAEHAGRLPAALAEAARAVTVAPAAGERRPLVIERIG
- a CDS encoding DUF4272 domain-containing protein; translated protein: MLVPAPDPRAVREASLEELTQLGLPLPPSQFPLVWEPGDEIELRPLREIEARIAVLHLILARCFGMPPQAAMSWLLNSHLVEMVTPPEWEFVMGGKGDHRSFVLHHDALFSLCWVLGLTKQLDPTVPVDEHLVERMPNIAAGESFAHWRSRILAAPQHPADVAALLDLHYCLDWAYLELEEAGRPVPGLVDANAIGQRRWALEWAVMLRGPYHDEPPGWEEVDLST
- a CDS encoding PPOX class F420-dependent oxidoreductase — its product is MSTRLWELFGDRGRGVLVTLRRDGGPQLSNLDYLAEPGLIRCSTTGDRAKVRNLRRDPRASFHVTTPDGGAYAVAEGTATVGPAATSPDDPAVEELVEVYRRIRGEHPDWVDYRAAMVADGRLVLRLTVDRVYGWRP
- a CDS encoding adenosine deaminase yields the protein MVAIRYEDIVKVPKALLHDHLDGGLRPATIVELAAEVGHELPTTDPEALGRWFVEAADSGSLERYLETFAHTVAVMQTADALRRVARECALDLAADGVVYAEVRFAPEQHLERDLTLDQVVEAVLAGFVEGSEQAAAQGHRIRVGTLLTAMRHAARSQEIAELAVRHRDEGVVGFDIAGAEAGFPPTRHLDAFEYLQRENFHFTIHAGEAFGLPSIWQAIQWCGADRLGHGVRIVDDITPGEPPVLGRLAAYVRDKRIPLELCPSSNVQTGAAPSIAEHPIGLLRDLRFRVTVNTDNRLMSGTSMSREMALLVEAFGYGWKELQWFTINAMKSAFIPFDERLRIIDEVIKPAYAKLLD
- a CDS encoding uridine kinase family protein produces the protein MEHPHRVVLLAGPSGSGKSYIAQRTGLPVLCLDDFYKNGDDPTLPRRDGLVDWESPLSWDADAAVETIARLARHGKADVPVYAIGADRRVASRPFDVAGSPIFVAEGIFAAEIVEECRRQGLLAGAYALRRPRGATFLRRLARDLAEQRKAPRVLLRRGVALLREEPAVLRRQTGLGAEAARAREVLRRVADLLSGHPHQH
- a CDS encoding MarR family winged helix-turn-helix transcriptional regulator, which gives rise to MTEPRWLDEREERAWRGYRRMRRLLDLELARELAQDAGLSEPDYDVLSDLSETPGQRLRLSELADRMLWSRSRLSHHLGRMQQRGLVTREECTDDGRGSVVVLTPAGRQAIEAAAPGHVAAVRRHLIDLLSPEEVTALGTLTHRVVDHLAGSRRPPDAAPTDPTQEG
- a CDS encoding ABC transporter permease, with the translated sequence MSTTAVPEVAVTTVDEGFWTRARKTGAVLLALGLLATGLFGALATGEQARFTLSETEGGAALEINGTVGAILFGIIAAAAGAALLAGLPKRWFTLVLGVGLVAFVLSFLCWQVSAAPEGRNFMPLVNIVRGTFVLALPLIFGSLAGVLCERSGVVNVAIEGQLLMGAFSGALFGSITGSVWVGLVAAAIGGAVISLLLAVFAIRYLVDQVVMGIVLNLLAVGVTGFLYERLMQTDAQKYNSAPRFSNWEIPLLSDIPLIGPALFRGNIFLYLGLLLVLVIHIGLFRTRWGLRTRSVGEHPTAADTLGVKVLRLRYRNVIMAGLVAGVGGASYTLALYSFTKNMIGGKGFIALAALIFGRWSPTGALLAALFFGFADQLATYLGAIGSSIPSQFLAMLPYLATILAVAGLVGRVRAPAADGKPYIKG